Proteins encoded by one window of Puntigrus tetrazona isolate hp1 chromosome 25, ASM1883169v1, whole genome shotgun sequence:
- the ankrd27 gene encoding ankyrin repeat domain-containing protein 27 isoform X6 has product MELECGTHMAVYDEDVLKNPFYQALEKHRPDLCSRVAELRGVILVPCCGSLPAGSFTASQFDGYALQPAEQGYQTLDGKEVSIDNNQVRLGAGFPNPASIPVLFEETFYNEKEQAYSILCIARPFDAEHSPDELSTVSAPYCLKNIEDVREFLGRHAEKLDKFVAAFCHSFKEQERKGLRHQIDSVNTLYTKCLQLLLRDSRLKILARQEIQMTLLKQAVEMYIHHGIHELLFSYVGTLEASRDAAFNKTTRSLQDLQQKELGVKSEFSINIPRAKRELSQLNSCTSPQQKLLCVRKVILTIMQSTRRRDTAVSIEAMCADDLLLVILYLLIKTEIPNWMANLSYIKNFRFRKSSKDELSYCLTSFEAAVEYISQGNLTQSALGSGDRLSFRQKVDLLSQNATPIDQLFEHILSGNEAEVKRLLSESENEEDGRKLCHPLCSCDACDRHISGRLNDPSIVTPFSRDDRGYTPLHVAAICGQSLLIDVLVSKGAVVNATDYHALTPLHLSCQKGFQGVTLLLLHYKANTDAQDNNGNTPLHLACMYGHEDCVKALLYFDLHSCRLNVQNDKGDTPLHIAARWGYEGIMEVLLENGASTLIHNKAKETPLHCALNSKILSLLERRHNDSSKRESGFESPSRSPQPSDCSSRRSSMSSMSSLSVEATPPETERSRHKEVEKLLRAVADGDVQMVRYLLDWLDEEPEDEEESVPVKTELCHPLCQCPSCEPAQKKAAHLQPDGVAVNSSADGFTPLHVAALHGHTALVSLFTRHGANINARNNQSATPLHLACQNSQIQVVSALLECNAKLNKKDQYGNTPLILACLKGNLEIATILLESGALVNLANNHGNTGLHEAVRGGHVQLVELLLHRGALLHLRNKRQRTALDCAHETAGKNTEIQRLLQKACADAPDVHPVKTHSRGTEGIVAKRHESPSAGRKKPDRTKQRSQKRTDRALTTIGVLDQTAEARSDRRGLARGETVDFSGTQPPPRAHSRSLIRCHTIGQDLSRRSPPEDDDDGGGDARSTGSDADAAATELDSVVL; this is encoded by the exons ATG GAACTGGAGTGCGGGACACATATGGCTGTGTATGATGAGGACGTCCTGAAGAACCCTTTTTACCAGGCCCTGGAGAAACACAGACCGGATCTGTGCAGCAGGGTGGCGGAGCTCCGTGGCGTC ATTCTGGTGCCGTGTTGTGGAAGTTTGCCAGCGGGCTCTTTTACTGCATCTCAGTTCGATGGATACGCGCTTCAGCCTGCCGAACAGGGCTACCAGACGCTAGACGGAAAG GAAGTGTCCATAGACAATAACCAGGTCCGGCTGGGCGCAGGGTTCCCCAATCCCGCCTCCATCCCCGTCCTGTTTGAAGAGACGTTCTACAACGAGAAGGAGCAGGCCTACAGCATACTGTGCATCGCACGGCCCTTTGACGCCGAACACAGCCCTG ACGAGTTGAGCACCGTTTCTGCTCCGTACTGTCTGAAGAACATCGAGGATGTGAGGGAATTCTTGGGCCGCCACGCTGAAAAACTGGACAAGTTCGTGGCCGCCTTTTGCCACTCCTTTAAGGAACAAGAGAGGAAGGGCCTTCGACATCAAATA GACTCTGTAAATACCCTTTACACAAAATGTCTTCAGTTGCTGTTGAGAGACTCTCGTCTG AAGATTTTGGCGAGACAGGAGATACAGATGACCCTGCTCAAACAAGCAGTGGAG ATGTACATCCATCATGGCATCCACGAGCTACTCTTTAGTTACGTGGGGACCCTTGAAGCGAGCCGG GACGCGGCGTTCAACAAAACGACACGCTCCTTACAGGACCTGCAGCAGAAAGAGCTCGGCGTGAAGTCGGAGTTCAG CATTAATATTCCTCGTGCTAAGCGGGAGTTGAGTCAGCTGAACAGTTGTACGTCTCCTCAGCAGAAACTGCTCTGCGTGAGGAAGGTTATTTTAACCATCATGCAGTCAACCAGACGGCGAGATACAG CAGTGAGCATCGAGGCCATGTGTGCCGACGATCTCCTGTTAGTCATTCTCTACCTGCTTATCAAGACGGAAATCCCTAACTG GATGGCGAATCTGAGCTACATCAAGAACTTCCGCTTCCGTAAGTCGAGCAAGGATGAGCTGAGTTACTGCCTCACCTCGTTCGAGGCCGCCGTGGAGTACATCAGTCAGGGAAACCTGACCCAGAGCGCTCTG GGGTCGGGAGATCGACTGTCCTTCAGACAGAAGGTGGACCTGCTGTCCCAGAATGCTACACCTATAGACCAGCTGTTTGAG cacATTTTGAGTGGAAACGAGGCTGAGGTGAAGCGTTTGCTGAGCGAGAGTGAGAACGAGGAGGACGGGAGGAAGTTATGTCATCCGCTGTGTTCCTGTGACGCCTGCGACCGACACATCTCAGG GAGGTTAAACGACCCATCCATAGTCACTCCATTCTCTCGGGATGACCGAGGCTATACTCCTCTACACGTTGCTGCTATTTGTG GTCAGTCCCTGCTGATTGATGTGCTGGTGTCAAAGGGAGCTGTGGTGAACGCCACTGATTATCATGCCCTCACACCGCTGCACCTCTCCTGCCAGAAGGGCTTCCAGGGGGTCACG ctgctgctgttgcattatAAGGCAAACACGGATGCTCAGGATAACAATGGAAACACCCCTCTACACCTGGCCTGCATGTACGGGCATGAAGAC tgtgtgaaGGCGCTGCTGTACTTCGACCTGCACTCCTGCCGGCTGAACGTTCAGAACGATAAGGGAGACACGCCGCTGCACATCGCCGCTCGCTGGGGTTACGAGGGCATCATGGAGGTGCTCCTGGAGAACGGAGCATCGACCCTCATCCACAACAAAGCCAAGGAGACTCCTTTACACTGTGCGCTCAACTCCAAG ATTCTGTCGTTGCTGGAGCGGAGACACAATGACTCCAGTAAAAGAGAAAGTGGATTCGAG TCTCCGAGCCGCTCCCCTCAGCCGTCTGACTGCAGCAGCAGGCGTTCATCTATGTCCAGCATGTCTTCACTGAGTGTTGAGGCCACGCCGCCAGAGACCGAACGCTCCCGACACAAAGAG GTGGAGAAGTTGTTGAGAGCCGTGGCTGATGGAGATGTGCAGATG gtgcGTTATCTTTTGGATTGGCTGGATGAGGAGccggaggatgaggaagagtcCGTGCCAGTTAAGACAGAGTTGTGTCATCCTCTGTGTCAGTGTCCCAGCTGTGAACCCGCACAGAAG aaagCAGCCCACCTGCAGCCGGACGGTGTTGCTGTGAACAGCAGTGCTGACGGCTTCACTCCGCTCCATGTGGCGGCGTTGCACGGACACACAGCTTTGGTGTCTCTCTTCACCCGCCACGGTGCCAACATCAACGCCCGCAACAATCAGAGCGCCACTCCGCTTCACCTCGCTTGCCAGAACAGCCAAATACAG GTGGTGTCTGCTCTGCTGGAGTGTAATGCCAAACTGAACAAGAAAGATCAGTATGGAAATACGCCGCTGATTCTTGCTTGTCTGAAGGGAAATCTGGAGATAGCCACTATTTTGCTCGAG AGCGGAGCACTTGTGAATCTGGCTAATAATCATGGGAACACTGGTCTGCACGAGGCTGTGAGAGGAGGGCACGTCCAGCTGGTGGAGCTGCTGCTGCACAGAGGGGCGTTACTGCATCTGCGCAACAAGAGACAGAGGACCGCCCTCGACTGTGCTCACGAGACCGCTGGCAAG AACACAGAGATTCAGAGACTCCTTCAGAAAGCCTGTGCAGATGCCCCGGACGTCCATCCGGTCAAAACGCACTCCAGAGGAACGGAGGGCATCGTGG CTAAACGGCATGAGAGTCCCAGCGCCGGCAGAAAAAAACCAGACCGCACAAAACAAag GAGTCAGAAGAGGACCGACCGAGCGCTGACCACCATAGGAGTATTAGACCAG ACGGCGGAGGCCCGGAGCGACCGACGCGGGCTGGCGAGAGGAGAGACGGTGGACTTCAGCGGGACACAGCCGCCCCCCCGGGCCCACAGCCGGAGCCTGATCCGCTGCCACACCATCGGCCAGGACCTGAGCCGGCGCTCGCCGCCGGAGGACGACGACGACGGCGGCGGCGACGCACGCTCCACGGGAAGCGATGCGGACGCGGCCGCCACGGAACTGGACAGCGTCGTGTTGTGA
- the ankrd27 gene encoding ankyrin repeat domain-containing protein 27 isoform X3: protein MELECGTHMAVYDEDVLKNPFYQALEKHRPDLCSRVAELRGVILVPCCGSLPAGSFTASQFDGYALQPAEQGYQTLDGKEVSIDNNQVRLGAGFPNPASIPVLFEETFYNEKEQAYSILCIARPFDAEHSPDELSTVSAPYCLKNIEDVREFLGRHAEKLDKFVAAFCHSFKEQERKGLRHQIDSVNTLYTKCLQLLLRDSRLKILARQEIQMTLLKQAVEMYIHHGIHELLFSYVGTLEASRDAAFNKTTRSLQDLQQKELGVKSEFSINIPRAKRELSQLNSCTSPQQKLLCVRKVILTIMQSTRRRDTAVSIEAMCADDLLLVILYLLIKTEIPNWMANLSYIKNFRFRKSSKDELSYCLTSFEAAVEYISQGNLTQSALGSGDRLSFRQKVDLLSQNATPIDQLFEHILSGNEAEVKRLLSESENEEDGRKLCHPLCSCDACDRHISGRLNDPSIVTPFSRDDRGYTPLHVAAICGQSLLIDVLVSKGAVVNATDYHALTPLHLSCQKGFQGVTLLLLHYKANTDAQDNNGNTPLHLACMYGHEDCVKALLYFDLHSCRLNVQNDKGDTPLHIAARWGYEGIMEVLLENGASTLIHNKAKETPLHCALNSKILSLLERRHNDSSKRESGFESPSRSPQPSDCSSRRSSMSSMSSLSVEATPPETERSRHKEVEKLLRAVADGDVQMVRYLLDWLDEEPEDEEESVPVKTELCHPLCQCPSCEPAQKKAAHLQPDGVAVNSSADGFTPLHVAALHGHTALVSLFTRHGANINARNNQSATPLHLACQNSQIQVVSALLECNAKLNKKDQYGNTPLILACLKGNLEIATILLESGALVNLANNHGNTGLHEAVRGGHVQLVELLLHRGALLHLRNKRQRTALDCAHETAGKNTEIQRLLQKACADAPDVHPVKTHSRGTEGIVVQRAKRHESPSAGRKKPDRTKQRSQKRTDRALTTIGVLDQTAEARSDRRGLARGETVDFSGTQPPPRAHSRSLIRCHTIGQDLSRRSPPEDDDDGGGDARSTGSDADAAATELDSVVL, encoded by the exons ATG GAACTGGAGTGCGGGACACATATGGCTGTGTATGATGAGGACGTCCTGAAGAACCCTTTTTACCAGGCCCTGGAGAAACACAGACCGGATCTGTGCAGCAGGGTGGCGGAGCTCCGTGGCGTC ATTCTGGTGCCGTGTTGTGGAAGTTTGCCAGCGGGCTCTTTTACTGCATCTCAGTTCGATGGATACGCGCTTCAGCCTGCCGAACAGGGCTACCAGACGCTAGACGGAAAG GAAGTGTCCATAGACAATAACCAGGTCCGGCTGGGCGCAGGGTTCCCCAATCCCGCCTCCATCCCCGTCCTGTTTGAAGAGACGTTCTACAACGAGAAGGAGCAGGCCTACAGCATACTGTGCATCGCACGGCCCTTTGACGCCGAACACAGCCCTG ACGAGTTGAGCACCGTTTCTGCTCCGTACTGTCTGAAGAACATCGAGGATGTGAGGGAATTCTTGGGCCGCCACGCTGAAAAACTGGACAAGTTCGTGGCCGCCTTTTGCCACTCCTTTAAGGAACAAGAGAGGAAGGGCCTTCGACATCAAATA GACTCTGTAAATACCCTTTACACAAAATGTCTTCAGTTGCTGTTGAGAGACTCTCGTCTG AAGATTTTGGCGAGACAGGAGATACAGATGACCCTGCTCAAACAAGCAGTGGAG ATGTACATCCATCATGGCATCCACGAGCTACTCTTTAGTTACGTGGGGACCCTTGAAGCGAGCCGG GACGCGGCGTTCAACAAAACGACACGCTCCTTACAGGACCTGCAGCAGAAAGAGCTCGGCGTGAAGTCGGAGTTCAG CATTAATATTCCTCGTGCTAAGCGGGAGTTGAGTCAGCTGAACAGTTGTACGTCTCCTCAGCAGAAACTGCTCTGCGTGAGGAAGGTTATTTTAACCATCATGCAGTCAACCAGACGGCGAGATACAG CAGTGAGCATCGAGGCCATGTGTGCCGACGATCTCCTGTTAGTCATTCTCTACCTGCTTATCAAGACGGAAATCCCTAACTG GATGGCGAATCTGAGCTACATCAAGAACTTCCGCTTCCGTAAGTCGAGCAAGGATGAGCTGAGTTACTGCCTCACCTCGTTCGAGGCCGCCGTGGAGTACATCAGTCAGGGAAACCTGACCCAGAGCGCTCTG GGGTCGGGAGATCGACTGTCCTTCAGACAGAAGGTGGACCTGCTGTCCCAGAATGCTACACCTATAGACCAGCTGTTTGAG cacATTTTGAGTGGAAACGAGGCTGAGGTGAAGCGTTTGCTGAGCGAGAGTGAGAACGAGGAGGACGGGAGGAAGTTATGTCATCCGCTGTGTTCCTGTGACGCCTGCGACCGACACATCTCAGG GAGGTTAAACGACCCATCCATAGTCACTCCATTCTCTCGGGATGACCGAGGCTATACTCCTCTACACGTTGCTGCTATTTGTG GTCAGTCCCTGCTGATTGATGTGCTGGTGTCAAAGGGAGCTGTGGTGAACGCCACTGATTATCATGCCCTCACACCGCTGCACCTCTCCTGCCAGAAGGGCTTCCAGGGGGTCACG ctgctgctgttgcattatAAGGCAAACACGGATGCTCAGGATAACAATGGAAACACCCCTCTACACCTGGCCTGCATGTACGGGCATGAAGAC tgtgtgaaGGCGCTGCTGTACTTCGACCTGCACTCCTGCCGGCTGAACGTTCAGAACGATAAGGGAGACACGCCGCTGCACATCGCCGCTCGCTGGGGTTACGAGGGCATCATGGAGGTGCTCCTGGAGAACGGAGCATCGACCCTCATCCACAACAAAGCCAAGGAGACTCCTTTACACTGTGCGCTCAACTCCAAG ATTCTGTCGTTGCTGGAGCGGAGACACAATGACTCCAGTAAAAGAGAAAGTGGATTCGAG TCTCCGAGCCGCTCCCCTCAGCCGTCTGACTGCAGCAGCAGGCGTTCATCTATGTCCAGCATGTCTTCACTGAGTGTTGAGGCCACGCCGCCAGAGACCGAACGCTCCCGACACAAAGAG GTGGAGAAGTTGTTGAGAGCCGTGGCTGATGGAGATGTGCAGATG gtgcGTTATCTTTTGGATTGGCTGGATGAGGAGccggaggatgaggaagagtcCGTGCCAGTTAAGACAGAGTTGTGTCATCCTCTGTGTCAGTGTCCCAGCTGTGAACCCGCACAGAAG aaagCAGCCCACCTGCAGCCGGACGGTGTTGCTGTGAACAGCAGTGCTGACGGCTTCACTCCGCTCCATGTGGCGGCGTTGCACGGACACACAGCTTTGGTGTCTCTCTTCACCCGCCACGGTGCCAACATCAACGCCCGCAACAATCAGAGCGCCACTCCGCTTCACCTCGCTTGCCAGAACAGCCAAATACAG GTGGTGTCTGCTCTGCTGGAGTGTAATGCCAAACTGAACAAGAAAGATCAGTATGGAAATACGCCGCTGATTCTTGCTTGTCTGAAGGGAAATCTGGAGATAGCCACTATTTTGCTCGAG AGCGGAGCACTTGTGAATCTGGCTAATAATCATGGGAACACTGGTCTGCACGAGGCTGTGAGAGGAGGGCACGTCCAGCTGGTGGAGCTGCTGCTGCACAGAGGGGCGTTACTGCATCTGCGCAACAAGAGACAGAGGACCGCCCTCGACTGTGCTCACGAGACCGCTGGCAAG AACACAGAGATTCAGAGACTCCTTCAGAAAGCCTGTGCAGATGCCCCGGACGTCCATCCGGTCAAAACGCACTCCAGAGGAACGGAGGGCATCGTGG TTCAAAGAGCTAAACGGCATGAGAGTCCCAGCGCCGGCAGAAAAAAACCAGACCGCACAAAACAAag GAGTCAGAAGAGGACCGACCGAGCGCTGACCACCATAGGAGTATTAGACCAG ACGGCGGAGGCCCGGAGCGACCGACGCGGGCTGGCGAGAGGAGAGACGGTGGACTTCAGCGGGACACAGCCGCCCCCCCGGGCCCACAGCCGGAGCCTGATCCGCTGCCACACCATCGGCCAGGACCTGAGCCGGCGCTCGCCGCCGGAGGACGACGACGACGGCGGCGGCGACGCACGCTCCACGGGAAGCGATGCGGACGCGGCCGCCACGGAACTGGACAGCGTCGTGTTGTGA
- the ankrd27 gene encoding ankyrin repeat domain-containing protein 27 isoform X4, whose protein sequence is MELECGTHMAVYDEDVLKNPFYQALEKHRPDLCSRVAELRGVILVPCCGSLPAGSFTASQFDGYALQPAEQGYQTLDGKEVSIDNNQVRLGAGFPNPASIPVLFEETFYNEKEQAYSILCIARPFDAEHSPDELSTVSAPYCLKNIEDVREFLGRHAEKLDKFVAAFCHSFKEQERKGLRHQIDSVNTLYTKCLQLLLRDSRLILARQEIQMTLLKQAVEMYIHHGIHELLFSYVGTLEASRDAAFNKTTRSLQDLQQKELGVKSEFSINIPRAKRELSQLNSCTSPQQKLLCVRKVILTIMQSTRRRDTAVSIEAMCADDLLLVILYLLIKTEIPNWMANLSYIKNFRFRKSSKDELSYCLTSFEAAVEYISQGNLTQSALGSGDRLSFRQKVDLLSQNATPIDQLFEHILSGNEAEVKRLLSESENEEDGRKLCHPLCSCDACDRHISGRLNDPSIVTPFSRDDRGYTPLHVAAICGQSLLIDVLVSKGAVVNATDYHALTPLHLSCQKGFQGVTLLLLHYKANTDAQDNNGNTPLHLACMYGHEDCVKALLYFDLHSCRLNVQNDKGDTPLHIAARWGYEGIMEVLLENGASTLIHNKAKETPLHCALNSKILSLLERRHNDSSKRESGFESPSRSPQPSDCSSRRSSMSSMSSLSVEATPPETERSRHKEVEKLLRAVADGDVQMVRYLLDWLDEEPEDEEESVPVKTELCHPLCQCPSCEPAQKKAAHLQPDGVAVNSSADGFTPLHVAALHGHTALVSLFTRHGANINARNNQSATPLHLACQNSQIQVVSALLECNAKLNKKDQYGNTPLILACLKGNLEIATILLESGALVNLANNHGNTGLHEAVRGGHVQLVELLLHRGALLHLRNKRQRTALDCAHETAGKNTEIQRLLQKACADAPDVHPVKTHSRGTEGIVVQRAKRHESPSAGRKKPDRTKQSRSQKRTDRALTTIGVLDQTAEARSDRRGLARGETVDFSGTQPPPRAHSRSLIRCHTIGQDLSRRSPPEDDDDGGGDARSTGSDADAAATELDSVVL, encoded by the exons ATG GAACTGGAGTGCGGGACACATATGGCTGTGTATGATGAGGACGTCCTGAAGAACCCTTTTTACCAGGCCCTGGAGAAACACAGACCGGATCTGTGCAGCAGGGTGGCGGAGCTCCGTGGCGTC ATTCTGGTGCCGTGTTGTGGAAGTTTGCCAGCGGGCTCTTTTACTGCATCTCAGTTCGATGGATACGCGCTTCAGCCTGCCGAACAGGGCTACCAGACGCTAGACGGAAAG GAAGTGTCCATAGACAATAACCAGGTCCGGCTGGGCGCAGGGTTCCCCAATCCCGCCTCCATCCCCGTCCTGTTTGAAGAGACGTTCTACAACGAGAAGGAGCAGGCCTACAGCATACTGTGCATCGCACGGCCCTTTGACGCCGAACACAGCCCTG ACGAGTTGAGCACCGTTTCTGCTCCGTACTGTCTGAAGAACATCGAGGATGTGAGGGAATTCTTGGGCCGCCACGCTGAAAAACTGGACAAGTTCGTGGCCGCCTTTTGCCACTCCTTTAAGGAACAAGAGAGGAAGGGCCTTCGACATCAAATA GACTCTGTAAATACCCTTTACACAAAATGTCTTCAGTTGCTGTTGAGAGACTCTCGTCTG ATTTTGGCGAGACAGGAGATACAGATGACCCTGCTCAAACAAGCAGTGGAG ATGTACATCCATCATGGCATCCACGAGCTACTCTTTAGTTACGTGGGGACCCTTGAAGCGAGCCGG GACGCGGCGTTCAACAAAACGACACGCTCCTTACAGGACCTGCAGCAGAAAGAGCTCGGCGTGAAGTCGGAGTTCAG CATTAATATTCCTCGTGCTAAGCGGGAGTTGAGTCAGCTGAACAGTTGTACGTCTCCTCAGCAGAAACTGCTCTGCGTGAGGAAGGTTATTTTAACCATCATGCAGTCAACCAGACGGCGAGATACAG CAGTGAGCATCGAGGCCATGTGTGCCGACGATCTCCTGTTAGTCATTCTCTACCTGCTTATCAAGACGGAAATCCCTAACTG GATGGCGAATCTGAGCTACATCAAGAACTTCCGCTTCCGTAAGTCGAGCAAGGATGAGCTGAGTTACTGCCTCACCTCGTTCGAGGCCGCCGTGGAGTACATCAGTCAGGGAAACCTGACCCAGAGCGCTCTG GGGTCGGGAGATCGACTGTCCTTCAGACAGAAGGTGGACCTGCTGTCCCAGAATGCTACACCTATAGACCAGCTGTTTGAG cacATTTTGAGTGGAAACGAGGCTGAGGTGAAGCGTTTGCTGAGCGAGAGTGAGAACGAGGAGGACGGGAGGAAGTTATGTCATCCGCTGTGTTCCTGTGACGCCTGCGACCGACACATCTCAGG GAGGTTAAACGACCCATCCATAGTCACTCCATTCTCTCGGGATGACCGAGGCTATACTCCTCTACACGTTGCTGCTATTTGTG GTCAGTCCCTGCTGATTGATGTGCTGGTGTCAAAGGGAGCTGTGGTGAACGCCACTGATTATCATGCCCTCACACCGCTGCACCTCTCCTGCCAGAAGGGCTTCCAGGGGGTCACG ctgctgctgttgcattatAAGGCAAACACGGATGCTCAGGATAACAATGGAAACACCCCTCTACACCTGGCCTGCATGTACGGGCATGAAGAC tgtgtgaaGGCGCTGCTGTACTTCGACCTGCACTCCTGCCGGCTGAACGTTCAGAACGATAAGGGAGACACGCCGCTGCACATCGCCGCTCGCTGGGGTTACGAGGGCATCATGGAGGTGCTCCTGGAGAACGGAGCATCGACCCTCATCCACAACAAAGCCAAGGAGACTCCTTTACACTGTGCGCTCAACTCCAAG ATTCTGTCGTTGCTGGAGCGGAGACACAATGACTCCAGTAAAAGAGAAAGTGGATTCGAG TCTCCGAGCCGCTCCCCTCAGCCGTCTGACTGCAGCAGCAGGCGTTCATCTATGTCCAGCATGTCTTCACTGAGTGTTGAGGCCACGCCGCCAGAGACCGAACGCTCCCGACACAAAGAG GTGGAGAAGTTGTTGAGAGCCGTGGCTGATGGAGATGTGCAGATG gtgcGTTATCTTTTGGATTGGCTGGATGAGGAGccggaggatgaggaagagtcCGTGCCAGTTAAGACAGAGTTGTGTCATCCTCTGTGTCAGTGTCCCAGCTGTGAACCCGCACAGAAG aaagCAGCCCACCTGCAGCCGGACGGTGTTGCTGTGAACAGCAGTGCTGACGGCTTCACTCCGCTCCATGTGGCGGCGTTGCACGGACACACAGCTTTGGTGTCTCTCTTCACCCGCCACGGTGCCAACATCAACGCCCGCAACAATCAGAGCGCCACTCCGCTTCACCTCGCTTGCCAGAACAGCCAAATACAG GTGGTGTCTGCTCTGCTGGAGTGTAATGCCAAACTGAACAAGAAAGATCAGTATGGAAATACGCCGCTGATTCTTGCTTGTCTGAAGGGAAATCTGGAGATAGCCACTATTTTGCTCGAG AGCGGAGCACTTGTGAATCTGGCTAATAATCATGGGAACACTGGTCTGCACGAGGCTGTGAGAGGAGGGCACGTCCAGCTGGTGGAGCTGCTGCTGCACAGAGGGGCGTTACTGCATCTGCGCAACAAGAGACAGAGGACCGCCCTCGACTGTGCTCACGAGACCGCTGGCAAG AACACAGAGATTCAGAGACTCCTTCAGAAAGCCTGTGCAGATGCCCCGGACGTCCATCCGGTCAAAACGCACTCCAGAGGAACGGAGGGCATCGTGG TTCAAAGAGCTAAACGGCATGAGAGTCCCAGCGCCGGCAGAAAAAAACCAGACCGCACAAAACAAag CAGGAGTCAGAAGAGGACCGACCGAGCGCTGACCACCATAGGAGTATTAGACCAG ACGGCGGAGGCCCGGAGCGACCGACGCGGGCTGGCGAGAGGAGAGACGGTGGACTTCAGCGGGACACAGCCGCCCCCCCGGGCCCACAGCCGGAGCCTGATCCGCTGCCACACCATCGGCCAGGACCTGAGCCGGCGCTCGCCGCCGGAGGACGACGACGACGGCGGCGGCGACGCACGCTCCACGGGAAGCGATGCGGACGCGGCCGCCACGGAACTGGACAGCGTCGTGTTGTGA